Genomic DNA from Oncorhynchus clarkii lewisi isolate Uvic-CL-2024 chromosome 28, UVic_Ocla_1.0, whole genome shotgun sequence:
cgtacgtgtaggaaTGTACAGCAGGactaaatcagagagataggtaggagcaagcccatgtaatgctttgaaatcagccctagccttaacaatAAGCCTTAAGTTAAAACCTTAACTCGTCCTCTCAGGAAAATTCACTctagaagctagaatatgcatataattagtagatttggatagaaaacactctaaagtttccaaaactgttaaaacaatgtatgtgagtataacctgagaaaaatccaaccaggttctgggaaatctgaggttggtagtttttcaagtgattgcctatccaatatacagtgtaaatggggtcagattgcacttccgaagaattccactagatgtcaacagtctttagaacgttgtttcaggcttctactgtgaaaggggagcgaataagagctgttttaACCAGGGGTCTGGCAGAAAGCCTTTAGTTTAGACATGCGTGTGGCCTTGAGCACGATCTCCATTCCCTTTCGTTTCTaatgacaaaggaattgtccggttggaatattattgaagatttatgataaaaacatcctaaagattgattatatttgtacctgtttcctcctgcatcttcacaaggtcctttgctgttgttctgggattgatttgcacttttcgaaccaaagtacgttcatctctaggagacagaacgcttctccttcctgagcggtttgacggctgcgtggtcccatggtgtttatacttgcgtaccattgtttgtacagatgaacatggtaccttcaaccgtttggaaattgcgcccaaggatgaaccagacttgtggaggtctacaagtttttttctgaggtcttgtctgattcttttgattttcccatgatgtcaagcaaagaggcactgagtttgaaggtcggccttgaaatacatccacaggtacacctccaattgactcaaatcatgtcaattagcctatcagaagcttctaaagccatgacataattttctggaattttccaagctgtttaaaggcacagtcaacttagtgtatgtaaacttctgacttcaactgtatgttgtgaCATTCTTAGATATTACATGTGAGATATTACTGCACAGAGATCGAAACACAGgaatttctctacactcgcaataacgtCTGCTCAAcacgtgtatgtaaccaataaaatgatatttcattttgtttttttgtcctgctgaaaggggaatttgtctcccagcttccaggttctcctctaggatgttgcctgTGCCATAAATGCCTAAACTTTGATAATGATGTGCTGATATTTACCAGTTTCTTTATTTACTATAATAGCCAATGTCCCATAATGACTCACCTGACAGGgagtcaaacaaatcaaaaatgttCTGGCTCACGTTAGATACATGTTTACTATTCAATGTATCATTCAAGTTGTGAACTACAGGTTTCATGTTGTAACACAACCTAAGAAGACAGAAAACAACATTTAAATGTTACTGTACGTGGTTCCAGGATGACAGCCAGTGAGGCAGCACAGAACAGCAGAAAGAAATGTTTCATTTCTGAAGATGGAAGTGTTCAGTCACCTGATACTGTTAGTTGTTGAACTAGGTACTGTAGCTGGTTACTGGATTCAGAGTGAAAGACCACAGCTTCTAATACCAGTAGAGAGCGCTTCTCCTTCACCCCACTGAGTGTAGGGTGAAGTTTCacttaggtacagatctaggatcagcttcccctcccacaATCATAACCTTAACTATCAGTGAGGgaaaaactgacccaagatcagcaccTACTATATAAGCAACTTCCCACTACCGGCCcctagagaggagggaggggtgtcaCACACCTTGTAATATACTGTGGACCTATTGACCTGATAATCCATAAGAACAACTGTTATTCTTTAGTCACTATGTTTTTTTGTTCAGTAATACTTAGATGAACACTTGCAGAAAAATACTTTACATACATGGCTCAAATGTTGTTGATCTCTGAATCTATAGCTTTATATTGTTTCATCTTATTTAATACAGAAATGTCGTGGGAAGGAATTGGATTTCTCTGTTGGGGAGATGCACATAAATACAGGCTAAATTTGTGTTAAAAAGTTGTCTTTACTTGCAAGACACACAATGAATCATCATGAATCACACCTATCCTGTTGGTGTTACTGCTGCCAGTGTGGGTTGAGCCAGAAAATAGCAGTTGCTCAACAGGAAACACAGACACAAGAAAACATTTCACATGTTAATCTGTCCGTCCGTCTACCTATCTATCATATTCATTGGAGCACCATCTCAACACCATGTCTCTCCTTTTAAGATTTGGATTGCTGACCTGCATAGCATCATCAGGTAGGCTTTTGTGTTTCTCTCAGGTTCTGTTGTCTGAGCCTCATAAAGAGCAGCAATACAATGGTAAATAAAGACATATTGATGGGGAAATATTGGACTACTTCTGATTCATCcatattgtaattattattatctgaGAGGAATTCTGGCATTTTTATGAAATGAAGAACACATTTAAGTGTATTGGTTAAAAAGATACTGGATGTCATATTAGAATATATCTAAAACTGAAGTTAAATCGAAGGCACCATTATTTGACAATTAGGACTGTTTCTTTAAAGACTACAGTCACAGTTCTGAAGCTTCTGTGCATCTTCAGGATTCTTTACTTAGTACACGGTCTCTCCTCTACTCGTACATAACAGGCTACTCAGGAGAATGGAACTCGTATTCTCTACTTTGTACACGGTCTCTCCTCTACTCGTACAGAACAGGCTACTCAGGAGAATGGAACTCGTATTCTCTACTTTGTATACGGTCTCTCCTCTACTCGTACAGAACAGGCTACTCAGGAGAATGGAACTCGTATTCTCTACTTTGTACACGGTCTCTCCTCTACTCGTACAGAACAGGCTACTCAGGAGAATGGAACTCGTATTCTCTACTTTGTATACGGTCTCTCCTCTACTCGTACAGAACAGGCTACTCAGGAGAATGGAACTCGTATTCTCTACTTTGTACACGGTCTCTCCTCTACTCGTAAAGAACAGGCTACTCAGGAGAATGGTGCTTGTTTAATAAAGtcagatcaaagctgaatcaatgtctgctAGATCACATCATGATAGTTTTCTACACAACCAAACATAATAACATAGTAGAACGTTACTTGAGGACAGAAACATCACCTCATTTCTGAGGATATTTTAGGATTGTGTGAATATTTGCATTTCTCTCTTATGTGGCCAAAACTCAAGAGCGCGAGTCACTAGGAAAATATGTGCTTTGATTGAAACTAAACACAGCAGTGATGttaaaagtacccaattgtcatacttgagtaaagtaaagatacccttaatagaaaatgactcaagcaaaagtgaaagtcacccagtaaaatactacttgactaaaagtctaaaagtgtttggtttgaaatatacttaagtatcaaaagtaaaagtaaaagtataactAATTTCACCTaaattatattaagcaaaccagacggcattaTTTTCGTGTTTTATTATTTAAGGATAGCCAGGGGCTGcacttgtgtttagtgagtcctccagattagaggcagtagggatgaccagggatgttctctgtttagggagtcctccagattagaggcagtagggatgaccagggatgttctctgtttagtgagtcctccagattagaggcagtagggatgaccagggatgttctctgtttagtgagtcctccagattagaggcagtagggatgaccagggatgttctctgtttagtgagtcctccagattagaggcagtagggatgaccagggatgttctctgtttagtgagtcctccagattagaggcagtagggatgaccagggatgttctctgtttagtgagtcctccagattagaggcagtagggacgaccagggatgttctctgtttagtgagtcctccagattagagacagtagggatgaccagggatgttctctgtttagtgagtcctccagattagaggcaatagggatgaccagggattttctcttgatGAATGTGTGAATGGGaccatttcctgtcctgctaagcattcaaaatataacgagtacttttgggtgtcagagaaaatgtaagaAATGTATCTAGATCATCCTGAGTTATATAGTGTTGATTCAAAGTAGCCTACAGACATTCATTCAGCTTTGATCAAACTTTATTAAAGATGAATGATTCTCCAGAGTAGCCTGTTCTCCTCTAGTATAATGTGATTCAGGGCCATGTGTTTTGTGACATGACtggatttgaacctttatttaaagctTTTTCATCAAACTCTCCTCCTTTATTTTTATGTCAGATCtagcaccatcctcagacaattaCTTTCATTTTTGGTGAAATTATCATCTTGCTATGTCACATGATTGTGCAAAACATAGGGCCCTAATCAATACTTATGGAATTATGAATTCCATCCTCATTATGCcatcctcatcatcctcatcacattctttgttctgtgtgtttatttcatAGAGTCCAGCTCTGTGTTTGTGCTGAAGGGACAGGATGTTCGTCTGGATGTCCAGGAAAATGTTCAACTGAAAGAGTTAGAGTTTTTTAAGTGGACCATCGGATCACGCAACATTCTAAGATGCACTGACACATTGTCAGTGAGAGTGGCTCCTGAGTACAAAAACAGGGTTGAGTTTTATAAGGGAAACTTCTCTCTGCTACTGAAGAACATACAGGAAGGAGACAGTGGACCGTATACTGCAGTAGTGAGTGGTGACAAAGACAAGACTATTATTGTACACCAGTTAGTTCTCCAAGGTATGTTTGACAGTTTTTTATAATTTATTATAACGTGACACAGTTACAGTATCAATCAATAGAGCTAAACATGGTGTTCAGGTTAGATGCATATTCATTAGTACTCTAGCTCCTGCACTCAGGTTAATATATAAACAATAATGGGGTTTTATTTGTTTTCAGAGAGAATTGAGCCTCCAGTCCTGACAGTGGACTCTAACTCCACCGTCAATGTCACCTGTAACGTGACTGTGGCCTGCAGAGGTCAGAACACCTCTGTCACCTCCAGCTGTAACAGCAGCACCTGTTCTCaggtgggaggagagagtagaggggctGAGACCTCCACTGTCCCCCTGCTCTCTGTCTATGTGGCAGGGGGTTCCATCATTTGTAACCACAGCAACCAAGTCAGCTGGGCCAACGACACCAAGGACATAGTGGAACTCTGTCCAATGAAAtctggtaagacacacacacacacacacacacgcacacacacacacacacacgcatacacatacacactgcacaCAAATAGACATCTTAAATACTGTATGTctgatgtacactgagtgtacaaaacattaagaactatTCTAACTATATATATGAATTAACATACCTGTGTGTCCTCACAATACATTAAGAACACCTCCATATATTGAGTTTCACCCCAACTTTTACACTCAGAACAGCAGAAATTCATCcaggaatggactctacaaggtgtcgaatgcgttccacagggatgctggcccatgtaggctccaatgcttcccacagttgtgtcaagttgtgtgGATGTCCAAGCTCAACAATAAATTGTTCAGTTTGAAAAACCAAGCagtattgcagttcttgacaaaaaacagtgtgcctggcacctactagcaTCCCCAGACACAGAGGAGGAAGTGCACAGAGGAGGAAGTGCACACAGGAGGAAGTGTCTAATCTGTGAGAGGAACTGTAACATATTGTCTGTTTGTTGTGAACCAGTGTCTCCCCCTGCTGGTAGCATGTCTATGTGCATGCTGAAGATCATCCTGATGTCTGTGGGGCTGGTCATCATGATCTCTGCTGTCATCACTGTCCACATCAGGCACAGATTCCACTATGGATAGAATCATGTGTATTGCATTTTTAGACAACGTGATTCCTGCTCTGTGTCACTGTAAGATTAGGTCATAAAAGTACTTTTTACATTTGTCAGTTGCTAAATAAGTTATCAAAACGTAATATAACATAACATGGcgttacataatataacataacatGACATAGCATAGCATACAGTATCACATGACATAGCATAGCATACAGTATCACATGACATAGCATAGCATACAGTATCACATGACATAGCATAGCATACAGTATCACATGACATAGCATAGCATACAGTATCACATGACATAGCATAGCATACAGTATCACATGACATAGCATAGCATACAGTATCACATGACATAGCATAGCATACAGTATCACATGACATAGCATAGCATACAGTATCACATGACATAGCATAGCATACAGTATCACATGACATAGCATACAGTATCACATGACATAGCATAGCATACAGTATCACATGTTTATGGGCCATTTATTTCTTCTTAATACCCAGTATGATGAAAACagttcaaatttgatttgtcacatgcttggtaaacaacaggtgtagactaacagtgaaatctTTACTGACGGGTCATTTTCAACAATGCAGTGAAAGATAAAGGTACAAAACTAAAAATAGAAATCGTAAGCTTTAAATATCGGAACAGAATGACAATGCACATCTCACTGTTAATATCCTCACTAGGATGAGGTTTTGACGTTCGTCCACTCTTGTTTATTTTCACCCCTCCTGTCCAAATCATCCGAAAGTATCTCAAAATTGATTGTGTAACTCAAATAAGTTACTTAttgatgatttggacatgatttggaaaatgtTAATATAGGTACCATTAACTTGCATTGATTTCCCCTGGGGGCTTTTTGCCCCAAACAATGACTTTCCATTTTTACAATTTATTAAAAACTGATTAAAAATGTTCCCTCTAACCAAATGCTATACTGATATACcagtgtgtacctgtgtgtacaacacattaagaacacctgccttgtccatgacatagactgaccaggtgaatccaggtaaaagatatgatcccttatcgaTGTCACGTGTTAAATTCGTCTAGAAGAAGGAGAGGAAACAGGTTAATGAATGATTTTGTATGTGTTCTGTTCAGAGTGTGAATGGACAAGAGATTGATTATGTTACTTACTTACTTGTTATTCGTGTCAGATATTTCCATTTTGGGATAGTTGTTCTCTGAATTGCTAGAACCAGTTGCTCACGCTGCTATAGTGGCTACAAACGTCTCACGTGTTACTGGAATGTGAATGTGTTATCACATGATGCTGCCTCCGAATCCCATCCCAAATCGCAGTAATAGAATATTGAAAATAGTGAAAATTCACTTTGTCTGAAGATGACAGAGAATTAGTGTAGAGGTCTATGACTCTACTGTGATATATCATCTTATTCCATTATCATGTGAATGCTACAGGCCCATATCCCCAGTTCGTTTAGCCAAGGTAGCAAGCCTTGCTTCATCACTCAGAATAATGTAAGATGCACGTGTCTAGGTTTATTGTTATGCTATTATTAAGAGGTAATGGACAAGGTGATTGTGATGAACCTTTACAGTTAGACATTTCACTAAATAATAATTCAAGGAATATTACTTAGAAATGTGAGGAATACGGTTCTTATCAATTAAAAAATAATCAGATTTATTACAGTTACACAATAAGAATGTAGTTAGCGAATGGTACATACCAGAAATATTTACATTAAAAATAATACAACATATCCCGAGTCTTAACAGCATAGAAAATGTACCACCTAAAAAAGTACATCAGGAGATCGGTTAACCAAAGACTCCATGATCAACATTTAAACCCAGCTTTTATTCTTCCCAGAGCGCCCAATCCCAGTATCTCCCATTGTCTAATTAACATGACTTtgaatgacccaaaacataggaACTAAAGGCATAAACTTCACACACGTTCTCTAATCTAATCCCTACACCCACTGTATGATAAGACTGTGTTGTTACTCTCTGAACTATCCGTCATCGGATAGTTGGAAACTGTAAACACTTatccccctcactagctttaagcaccagctgtcagagcagctcacagattactgcacctgtacatagcccatctataatttagcccaaacaactacctctccccctactgtatttatttattttcctcccccattatttctatctctactttgcacattcttccactgcaaatctaccattccagtgtttatttatttttatttttttatgttttacttgctatattgtatttacttcgccaccatggcaatttaaaaaaaaaaaaatgtgcctttacctcccttatctcacctcatttgctcacattgtatatagactaatttttctaatgtattattgactgtatgtttgttttactccatttgtaactctgtgttgttgtacgtgtcaaactgcttttctttatcttggccaggtcacagttgtaaatgagaacttgttctcaacttgcctacctggttaaataaaggtgaaataaataaaataaaataaaaaatcagacAAACAGAATAACACAGTGTCTCTATAACAATGAATCCATAGCACTTAAAGTATAATGAAATAAATCAACATACAAGGCTCTTTATGAACTAGTGAAACAATCCTAACATGACAAATTAATTCACACAATCacattcaattcaaatcaaactttatttgtcatacgcgccgaatacaacaagtgtagactttactgtgaaatgcttacgagcccttaaccaacagttcagttcaagaagaagaaaatatttaccaggtagactaaaataaaaagtaatgataaaaagtaacacaataagaataacaataatgaggctctatacagggggcaccggtaccgagtcagtgtgcaggggtacaggctagttgaggtaatcagtacatgtaggtggaggtgaagtgactatgcataggtaacaaacaacaGTGAGTTTAGTCATTTAGTCGACTCTAGTTTCATCAGTCTTCACATCTCTTTCGGTGACAGTTACCCCATGACGTCCGTGAGAACGTCTCCTCCTGGAGATTGACACGTCGAAGGTGTGACTCCTATGAGATGGAAATATACAGCCATCCACCCGGACAATGCCATATTGAATCAACATGCCAGGCTGGCGTCAGCAAGTCACTAGACACATCTTCATCACTGGCCTTcacctttgttctctctctctatttctccaatACAACCTACTGGAAAAGTGTTACATACTAAGGTAGGTGCCTGTGGAAGTAGGTAGGAAGCAGGCAGCTAGCTGCCTTTTGATTGGTTAAGAGTACACCAACATTAGTTTCCATTCATACAAAGTGTCAAAACGATTGCCCAGCACTGGGAGCGAACTCGTGATGCTCGGATCTGAAGTAAGCCGTGAGAATACTTGATGGTATGAGGTAAGTTGGTTTGCAGAGCCTTCTTCAAACCATAGCCCCCTAGGTAAGGTACTGCATTGTATAGCCTAGAAACACAGTTTCATCAACGAGGGCCGCCACACATGGTTTGCCGAAGTGACAAAGCTCAGAAAGCACACTGACCTCCGTCACATATACTTACACATGTCCCCACTGGCTCTCTTTGTAGTGATCTGTCTTCTTTTCTTAGATAGTGTATCAGTCATTCAGCCTTATAGCCGGAGGCCCCAGTCCCATTCTTCCTAGTCTAAACCGGCACCTCTCTTGGAGACCACGACCAACAGGTGGGGCTCTTGTTCAGTAGACATGGAATCGACCCATGGTTATATGTTAACACACCCCCTCTGGCTCTTCTTACTGACCAGGTTGCTGGTGTTTCACATGATGGTTCCATCACTCTTGGTAACCACCATGACCAGCTGGGGCTTGTGGAGAACCACCTGTGTTGTACGAACGAGGACCAGAATGGAAATACCTTGTTAGACTGTCTTGTGTTTTTAATGCTTAATTATTTATAGTGTAATGATAATATACTCTGAGTATTTCCAATCGTTCCGTCTTGAGCAGAACCCTTGTCatttttgttccagtgttctgaCCAGCATGATAAAATTCTGAACCGGTTCAACATTTTTTAACTGTTCATATAGTTCCTTTGCGTTAATTCCTTACCTCTTGAAATCAACATAGTTCTTACATTTATCTCATTAATTTACTCCACCAATAAGCATGGATAAAGTAGCTTGCTATGGAATGGGTAAGCTAGATGTTTACGTGTACGATAGAAGGAGATGTGCAGACGCAAGATGCAAATGAAAATCcacaggggggagagagtgatgggTGGACCTGGAAGTGGATTGTCTTAAAGTGCTGAGCATCATGATGTGATGTGGGTTGGAAAAGGCTAATAATATCATCATAACTTCAATAAATTGCAgaattatacactgagtgtacaaaacattgaaGAACACATTAAGAAtgtgctttttccatgacagactgaggaggtgaatccaggtgaaagctatgattccttattggtgtcacttgttaaatacacttcaataaTATGATATCCAGACCATCACCCGAAGGACGTCCAGCacacttgacacaactgtgggaagcattggagtcaacatggtccagcatccctgtggaattaTTTTGAGTCCATGCACTGACGAATTGAGGtcattctgagggcaaaagggggtttcaactcaatattaggaaggtgtccttcatgttttgtacactgagtgtataccAGACAAAATGAATCATCTTTGGGGAATGAAAAGGAACATTATTAACCAGTTCTCAAGATTTgaaaataatggttctgttccgGAACCCAAGAGATTACTTTCATTCTCGGTtctgtttctcttcctcttttgtaatatttttatttttcggTTTTTCgtttctgttccctgaaccggttacAACCCCTGCTATAGACTCACCATGAACAACACCATCACACTGAGTAATCTTGATTCTTTCTAAAATGAAATGGATTTAATATTCTAATGTTTCAAATtcgtattttattttattaagtgCTGTATCATAATAAGGTGTGTCTGTCTACTTTCACCTTTTaatgtacagtgaaatgcctttcttgcaaactcaacaatgcaataatcaataacaatgtattactagaaaaaaacacacgagaaataagaataagaaatacacaataaagtaagtaagtaaacatactatatacaggaaatgtttaaaaagtcagttccaataccatatttacatgtgcagggaaactggagtaatggaggtagatatgtattggAATAAGgagactaggcaacaggatataagaaAAACAGAGCAGCAGCAGCTTGCATGTGAATGGGTGTGTAGTCAgtatctaatcaaatcaaatgtatttctaaagccctttttacatcagcagatgtcacaaagtgctatacagaaactcagcctaaaaccccaaacagcaaagcaATGCAGATGGCTAGGAAGCACGTGGCTACGAAAAAATCACAAGATGGGTAGGAACCtttgaagaaacctagagagtaaccaggctctgaggggtggccagtcctcctctggctgtgctgggtggagattttCAGGGTACATgaccattaaggccagatcattcttcaagatgttcaaagtttcataGATGACTAGCACTGTCAaacaataatcacagtggtttaCAGGGTGCAAAAAGTCAGCACCTTcgaatgtcagttggctttaaATTGTCAAGTATTCAGAGATCGAGACAGTaggtgagagtgagtgagtgagtgagtgagtgagtgagtgagtgagtgagtgagtgagagagtgagagagagtgagtgagtgagagagagagagagagagagtcgaaaacagcaggtctgggaaaaggtagcacgtctggtgaagaagtcagggttccatagccgcaggcagaacagcagaaagGATCAGCAGctcgaccaggtggactggggatggggacagccaggagtcatcaggccaggtagtcctgaggcatggtcctagggctcaggttcgggtgaagagatgagtcttcagtaaagacttaatgGTCGAGACAGAGTTTGCATCTCTCACATccataggcagaccattccataaaaatagcGTAAGTGTAGGTATATAcgacaggaccaaatcggagagatacagtgcattcagaaagtattcagactccttgactttttccacattttgatcggttacagccttattctaaaattgataaaaaaataatcaatctatacacaaaaccctgtaatgacaaagaaaaacgtgtttttagaaataatttttttttaattgaaatatcacatttacataagtattcagaccatttactcagtaatttgttgaagcacctttggcagcaactacagcctcaagtcttcttgggtatgacactacacgCTTGACACATCTGTattttgttggtcacatacacatggttagcagatgttaatgcgagtagcgaaatacttgtgcttctagttccaacagtgcagtaatatctaacaagtaatctaacctaacaatttcacaacaactaccaacaactaccttataccttataagtgtaaaggaatgaataagaatatgtacataaaaatatatgaatgagccgAACGGCATAgggaagatgcagtagatggtatagagtacagtatatacagaggtgtacatatgagataaataatgtagggaatgtaaacattatataaagtggcattgtttaaagttgctagtgatacatttattacatgcattttttcattattaaagtggctagagatgagtcagtatgttggcagcagccactcaatgttagtgatggctgtttagcagtctgatggccttgagatagaagctgtttttaagtctctctgtcccagctttgatgcacctgtactgaccttgccttctggatgatagcggggtgaacaggcagtggctcgggtggttgttgtccttgacaaTATTTTTGTCCttactgtgacatcgggtggtgttgatgtcctggagggcaggtagtttgccccccggtgatgcgttgtagagacctcactacc
This window encodes:
- the LOC139387477 gene encoding SLAM family member 5-like isoform X1 — its product is MSLLLRFGLLTCIASSESSSVFVLKGQDVRLDVQENVQLKELEFFKWTIGSRNILRCTDTLSVRVAPEYKNRVEFYKGNFSLLLKNIQEGDSGPYTAVVSGDKDKTIIVHQLVLQERIEPPVLTVDSNSTVNVTCNVTVACRGQNTSVTSSCNSSTCSQVGGESRGAETSTVPLLSVYVAGGSIICNHSNQVSWANDTKDIVELCPMKSVSPPAGSMSMCMLKIILMSVGLVIMISAVITVHIRHRFHYG